The Astyanax mexicanus isolate ESR-SI-001 chromosome 4, AstMex3_surface, whole genome shotgun sequence genome segment ATATTTTGCATATCCTCATTATCCTATCTAACTCTCAAATCTCTGAAATAGTAAGAATAGTTATAGGGGAAGGAAATGGTGCTCttaattaggggtgtgcaatattatatagGTCACAAtatcatttttatcatatatcatatcatatatcatattttttttatccatattAGGATAACAGATACTAATATGTTacatgatttatgtaatttaagttgctacatcattattatcattgtCATTTTATACAAAAATGAGTGTTCTTGGTAAGCTGTTGTGAACTGTTTGAAAAATAGACTTTCTACTCATTGTTTGAAACTGTTTTATTTCagtaaacactttaaataaaactttaatgtctattttgttgcagtagtattttCTTAAAATGATGAAATATTAGGGCCATATTACCTTGCCCATCCATGATGAACAGACAGCAGTACAGTACTAGAgatgtattatatttaaaaaccATTCTGGATGCCCAATGGGATCCTAACTACTTTAGTTAAGCTATTGGATAATTTATTCCTGACTGTATTCCAAGTAACTGTGGTTCAATCGTTTTGGAACAGTTCATCGTGAAAATGTTCACACAATGCAAAGGACAGCTGGCGTTCACAAATGGAGTTacaaggttttcaatttgacagGGACAATGTACTGCCAGTGCCAATGTTCTGCCAAGCTCCTAGCAGGAACTTGACGAGACGCTGTTTCCCACAGAGACACAGAATGGGAGCAGATGTACTCACGTCTGCGAGCACTGCGGCGTCTCAGCCTGTACGTCTCTTTGCCGTAGCATAGCCGGTGGATGAAGGGGCCGAGCTGGCGCATGTTCTTCACCCGCCCGGTCACCATCAGCTCCTCCTGGACCAGGTACGTCTGAGGCAGGTACGTTCCTCTCTGCACAAGATCAAACACAGGGAGAGTTACAGTTACTTAATACATCAACTGTCATTGTACATGCACCTGGATAGATGTTGGCCTTTATTTTTACCCATGTTTGTTACTCAGTGTAAAATTTAAAtcttatatataaacaaaaatatctttcaaatggttctttgagggaTGCCACAGTGGATAATGCTTTCAAAAAGAGCCATGTTTATAACAGATATGTGTGTTTAACTAGTAATAAAATCAGtgactatcctagtcctgtacagcttgtatctttcagctggaaaacgttgtgcagtttgaaaagaggtagtAAACTCTATCACTTTATTACATCTTTATTACAAATATGTTTCTTTATGGAACTAAAACTGGTTCTGCTTCTCTTGAAGAACAATTTAAAGTGCCTATGTTATAATTAGCAGTACCATTCACAGCTCTGCTCACTGAAGCAACAGAATGTCACTTTGTTCATACTTTTAGACGTGCAATAGACTTAAGTGAGACTGCCCTTTTAAGATGTTTGCTTTACTTCCTCAaggtagaaaaaaaattaaaccccCTCCCTTAAAAGCAGATGTCCCTTCTCCTATAATCCCTATCCCTGGAAACAGTCCATATAAGGAGTGGGGTAGCAAATGAACAGAAGGTGTGActcagggagagagggaggaagtcTCAAGGTGAGATCTTTTGGTCTGATGTTATGTaaaaagcaagagaaaaagaACACGACAATGGTGCAAAGCTGTTACCTTGACATTCATAAGCAGCTCCCACAGGTTCCTGGGAGGCATGACAATGGTGGTGTTGAGCTCGATCACGTAGCACTTATCCAACGCAATGTCGTGATAGGCTGTGAGGCCCTGCATTAACGAgaaggagggggaaaaaaacacacacaaattagTGATAACATAAGTGAAACTcaacagttttatatatataaaatataaaatgttaatcCTCTAATGTTTGAACTACAGAAAATACTATACATTATTTAGTTACTGTTTGGTTGAGCACTGTGTGTTTGTGGAGTCCTACAGGGCTCTGTGTTAGGGTCTATGAAACTGATGTGTGGGTGAGAAAGTGAAGTGTAGTATGTAAAAGGTTAGTTACAGGCCAGAATAGGGCTATGTCTAGTCCCTACATTGCTCTTAAGTTGAGTCAGATGGACTGGGAGCAGGGACAACATTGCAATACACTGGAAGGGGCACTAGAGGGACGAAAGGTCCCTTTAATGTGATGCTGGACTGATTTTGGTGGGTACTGGGGTTGGATCTGATCCACACATTTATCTCTAACATTCTGAGTTTGAGTGTTTTAAGAAATTGAGCACCATAGCATGCTCTTAGAGATCAGTTTATTGCTTTAGTTAAGTAGATTTTAAAGCAGATATCATATTTGAAAACTGAATGTGTCAAATTTGatacaagagaaagaaaaatagagagttAATCAAGCAATCGCTAATCGATTCCTCCCGTACCCTGTGGAAGTCGTGGATGATATCAGCTGGGTCGCTTCCCCCGAAGTCAGGCACAGGAACGCTGATCTGCTCATAGTTTTCCTCCAAGTAAATGCCCACATTCTCCTGCAGCTCTTGTCTCCCTAGCAACGGAGCATACACAGAGTCCTCGTACAACACCCGACAATGGAACAGGCTGTCCTCGGGGATCTGCGAGAACAAGAAGCAGAACACGTCTTTAAAAAGAACACGCGGAGGGCGAGAGACAGAGCGTGCCACTGCTGATCACTCAGAactcagaaaaagaaagagagtgattgACAGCATGTGCTTTTACTAGTTCGGCACAGAATGTCACTAGATTTCACTTCAAAGCTcacttctctctttatttttcaaaCCTCAGAACGTGTAGGAGAAAATATTTTGCAGAAAATATCTCAAATAAACTCCTGATATGAACTCAACTTATGCGTTTTTTCAAATCTCACCTGAGGGGTGAAGTAGTAGCGATACACATAGACGGACACCATGATCAGTCCAGACATGAAGATGACGAGGCCCAGGATCAGGCAGCAGATGCCGCTTACTGGGGACTTCTTAGGCCGGAGAGGAAGGACCAGCTCGTCCTGgtggaagaaagaaaggaaaaagggtCGGATTAGATTGGGATCAGTGGCATTCGAAGGAGTGGAAGAGTACAACATCATAGGGATGGAAAGTAATTTAATACCTGTATACTTTGCAACAGTAATAGTGATGTTTTAATAATGGTAATAggatttttgtatgttttaatatatattacatacagcaTTTTCCACAGCTTAACATTTATAAGAGAGCATTACATTGGAAATGTATTGGctaattcattattttctgtgccttttaTATTGTTATAATATTGATTGGGCAATTCGTAAGGAAATATTGTGAGTATTGAGTGCTATTCGTTCTGTTAGATAGTATTTGCACACTGGAGTGAAAATTGGCACTTTGGGTTTGGGTTAAGCTGAGGCTGCGTGCATTAGATAGACTAATATGAATGGGCTACAGGGCAGGTGTGGTGTAAGTAAACTGCGACCTTTGGTGTTCAAACTATGTAACTGCATTCTGTAACCTCCACCACCTGTGTGGCTGCATACAGTTAAATTAAGGCGATCATTGGTCAATTTTTGCCTCAAACAAGCAAATAACAAAGTTATTTGATTTTGTCAGTTGCCTTTTACTTTTAAGTgtaggtattttttttatttatttcatggaAATACACATTCTCGTGTTTAATATGAGTTTGATGTGCTTCATGTCTTCAGTAAGCCCACACACAGTGTGTGCCTTAGGCCAAAGACTTGGTGTGGAGCCAACAGCTCACAGTCAGAGTAGGCGTTCTCATGACTTACAGCGTTTGACCTAGGCATCTTCACAAATGAATTCTAAGCAAGGCATCTGCCAAATTAAAAATTGATCTGGGCACCTTCATGAGTAATTTTATTGATTGCTGCATTCTCGCGAGTAAACTGATTCAACTCTGTCTCATCACGTGTAAAGATTTCTCACACTGGTCTGAGCATCCTCgagacagtcctcagtgctcattcagGCCTGCCAAGTGCTTTTACTTCAATGTCTTCAATAGGAGACCCACTATCTTTCTTTTCTTGCATCACACCAGATCAGCTCTAGTGgcacacattttcacattctctctccttctgtgCTTCGAACTGGATATTTTTCCATGTAACTGCCAAGAAATGAGTCACCCAGCTCAGGAGGTGTCAGTGTTAGCAGCCCATCAGTCCGCCCCCGGTCTCTCAGCCGTGGAGCCATTCTGCCTCTGCCCACGCCGACTGCACTACTACAGGCAGCCCAGCAGGCCGGGCCACTATCTGACGCAGCTGTACTATTCAGTCACACACTGTACTTCCACGGCCCATATTTGTACAGAGCTCCTCTCTAGCTGCGTAAGGCAGAGAGAGTGGGAGCCTGTGTGAGAGATTCTCCCTCTATCTGTGAATATGGAGCAAAAATAACACTCCTATAGTATCAAGGTAAAAGGAGCCACGTCATTTCCGctgcttcattcattcatttaataactgaataagaaaaaatgaaaaatgttaaagaaaGTATGCTTTCTGTGTGCTATATAATTTAAGATGGATAGTCTGCAGTCAGGACTAATTCATGTCCTCCCCCACCAATCCAATCCAGTCTTTATTGACAGGATTATACCTTTTCAAAGAACCTTGCAGGCAGGCAAAATCAAGCACGCCAATGCCAACAATGAGGTTGCCTATTAATAGCTCGGCTGAAAGAAGCAGTCCAATTTAAtctgctgtggaaaaaaaaagaaaaaagatatccTGTGGAGATAGATTGAGTCCAATTTAGGTAGGAGAGAGGCCATtcgtattaaaatattaaattagagCTTTTCAAAAATGTATGTGCCACCCAtacagggctgggcgatatggtacaAATATcgcatcacaatatttaaagacatggCAGTCAAAATGCTTTACGAAGTTGCCCTTCATCCAGTCAATAAAATAGGACTAATTACAACTTCTGTAATCAAATGTATGTATGCATTTATGCATACATAAACATAATTGTAATCAAATGTTTGTAGAGATGAGCATAATTTATCACAATGACAATTCATCATGATATGatgaaatattgtcatattcctaaactctacaCCCATATTTGattagacaaataaataaatgaataaatatgaacCAAGCTCCATTATAATCCATTATACTACTATCTGCCTCCATAGTTTCCATGCCTACAAATTATACAAACACCATAAATATCACCTTaaacatacaataaaacaaaatacaattaaataggTGCTGTAAAAGCACAGTTAGGTTCAAAGCACACACAGTGCCGTTTTGTCCTCCATAAACCTACATAGCCTATAGCCTGGATTAGCTGGCTGGCTATAGCTGCAGATAATGATGTAATGTCAGTGCAGGCAGCAGCATCACTAGTGTGCACTGAGGAGACCAGGGTTCACGCTGTTCTTTCATCGACTAGAGACACCAGACAGACTGAAGAACTGCATTATAAATTCCAGCACTGAGCACTTATTTATATCTAGCTAAACAGCAGCACTGCAAGTGTCTTTCTGACCAGTTACTGTTAGAGCTAGAGGACTCCAGCTGGTGTATGTGAGGCGCACTGGCTGCTGGCTGTTTGTGTAGCAATAACCTtggaggatgttgcaggcagTGCTGTGGGGTATCTGCACTTAGCCTGCTAACCTAGGTTACATAATATTAACAgcgaataaaaaataaacaacaactaTTTCTAATATAAccagcatttttatttaaatactacTCACCAGTTATTATGCCAAGTAATaagaaatacaaatacaaaatacaaaagtttaaatgtagaatttaaaaataagtttaattattttttacaaataatcggaaaaagggaaaaaaaatcaaggttATAGTTAAGTATATGCATTTTGCTTGGTAAAGTTAACTATAATATTATTAAGaatgaagtgaaaaaaaaagaataaacaaaaatacCGCAGCACCTGCATATAACCATATAATactgttaataataatttatggTGCCAAATAATAGCGGTTGGGCTATaattcatttattacatttaaacgtttaacaataaataaatttaacaaatattaattgcaaaaaagaagaaaaaagttaattaagttaattatcTGTACTTTGCCAGCTAAAGTTATATTCTATTTCTAATAAAGCACATATTTtagcatatatattttattttattatataaaaatagtaataaaaaatattacgcaaaaaaaatgtaaatgcataaaattaacaaaataaaagttttaaatatttttcgaatatttttttttattaaaaaaatacaggattttACAGATCTATTATTTGTttagatattaatatattttaccaaAGACTAAAGCCATAACCGAAGGATGCATCCTTTGTTATGATGGCAGTCAGCTGCTTCTCTGTTggaataaaagtataaaataaggaaaaataaattaatactcACTTGAGGGAAAGACATGACaatctcctctttctctccatcgTTCAGCTTTTCAGGCTTCTGCGCCGTCACCTGCTGGAAGGATATCTTCACCAtatttcctttcttttctctttctctttctctttctctgtgtttctctctgagAGCTGTAGGGATCGCAGTGTCCCGATTGTGCTGAGCCGCTTAACCGAGAGCGCTCTTAAAGAGGATTCCCTCACTTCCGCCACATTTCAAACTAAGAGTCGTCCAATCACCAGCCGCCGGCTATAAATACCAGCCTGTATAAACTTATCAgctttatagagagagagacctacAAATTCCGCTCTGGAAATAAAGTAGAGGTTACATCAGAGAAAGTCTTCTACTACAGATTAAACTCAGTTAAACTAAAAGTTCAGTTATAAAGCCACAGGTGGGTTGAGTAGCCCACATTCAGTGTACTGTGAGAAATACTGTTACTGCAGACAAACGAACATTCAAATAGAAGTACTTTTTTAAGACTATTTGAGCTAATCTGTcataaatcaagaaaaaaaaaaataaataaataaaataacaaatagcaTAGCCAGGGgagataaaacaaaacaaatacatagCAAAAAACTTTCAATAGTATAAAACTCAAtagtacacacaaaaaaaatccaaaataaagcattggtttatttgtattattttgtttacagCTTTCTGATTACAAGAACAAAAGACAAGGACATCAAATATCCACCCAAATCTTTGACAAAAAACTACCTTTTTTTAAACCCTTCACAGAAGTACTTTCAACACAGATGCTATTGtcagtttaaaaatgtataaaaatgttttttttgacaCATCAACAAAGCACAGTAATTTAGGTTGCAGAATATTTGGTGCATCACTATTTTAAAATTTAGTGTTTCATGCACTACACACAGTTGAAAAAGATCCCTATGTCATTGTTATGCTTTATATAGAATTCCAACATCCCGCAATAAGTCACCCCTTGAAAACAAACAACACATGAAAACCCTGTCAGTCCCCTGATAGACTATGCTGTATTTGTTCCTCACCAATTTTGTACAGAAATTAACTTATTAAATGTACTTGTTTAGATGAAATTGTTCAAATACAGTGTGCACTTATAGGCTACTGCATGTGATTAATGTGCTGGACAGTGCTGTAAGGATATGCCCAGTGTTGTGGATATTATACCAAGGACAGCTGTATCTGCCAGATCTGCACAGAACATTCAGAAATTACTCATTATGTAACACCATAACAGAAGGCTGTCAAAGTGTTTTCCCCAGGCAGGTGCAGACCTACATGATATAGCAGAGGAGGGTGTCAGTGATTCAGTCTAGCTGTATTAGAGCAAGACGTTCTTAACAGAAATTAAATCCTGAAAAATATGTGTGCATACTTTTTTAATTGCCTGTAACTGTAAACTATATCACTAATTTGCATGTTAAAAGttaaattttaagttatttgttttatatctgcaATGTATACATTAGCTACATTAACCATATATATTCATTGTGTACAATTTATGTACAATTTTGGTTAGATGATAACTGCATTTCATTATATTGTACTTACTTTagctttttattatatttttcggAGATAATTGTAAAAtaggaatcaaa includes the following:
- the itm2cb gene encoding integral membrane protein 2Cb encodes the protein MVKISFQQVTAQKPEKLNDGEKEEIVMSFPQDELVLPLRPKKSPVSGICCLILGLVIFMSGLIMVSVYVYRYYFTPQIPEDSLFHCRVLYEDSVYAPLLGRQELQENVGIYLEENYEQISVPVPDFGGSDPADIIHDFHRGLTAYHDIALDKCYVIELNTTIVMPPRNLWELLMNVKRGTYLPQTYLVQEELMVTGRVKNMRQLGPFIHRLCYGKETYRLRRRSARRRIDKREVRKCHSIRHFENTFVVETVICDRA